The following coding sequences lie in one Elusimicrobiota bacterium genomic window:
- the fadL gene encoding Long-chain fatty acid transport protein gives MKSAVKFIAIEIIFLVTTYDLGHSLGSGGIANELSSTDAIGRLIVVNGSKHDPAVVYDNPASIGDLGKFTGSAGLMYETLSAERKASNGTTDKMETTKAIVPNFAVAQSFGEGKWGVGLAVISPYGLETEWSDTSSVRYVATKSVLNMYNITPAVSFRPSSKFAVGFGVDYFNTFDASLSKMVPVDAVNAGLCLANPLLCPGTSGAPDANSELSGEGDQWGYHTGILYNPSESHSFGVTYHSEVKTTIEGDVELKGLTGASTLVFGGTDFKTKAHIDLFYPQNVQLGYKYSQGDKWDLGFNLAWYDWSSNTQFEIVMPDATATQVALLGAPIPLKWRDVWSATVGGSYRFSDKWKLNAGAYYLPNVYPEETFTPAIPDMEKIGLSVGPSYTKGAWSIDGVYNPLFYKTTTINNTRGQDSTGLASADISGEYKAIVHILGVNVRLRY, from the coding sequence ATGAAAAGTGCCGTTAAGTTCATTGCAATTGAAATTATTTTTTTAGTCACGACGTATGATTTAGGACACTCCCTTGGATCAGGTGGAATTGCAAATGAACTTTCCAGCACTGATGCAATAGGGCGGTTAATAGTTGTGAATGGAAGTAAACATGACCCCGCAGTGGTGTATGATAACCCAGCTTCAATAGGAGATTTGGGGAAATTCACTGGATCGGCTGGATTGATGTACGAAACCCTTTCGGCTGAAAGAAAGGCCAGCAATGGGACCACCGACAAGATGGAAACCACCAAAGCGATTGTCCCCAACTTCGCGGTGGCGCAGAGTTTTGGGGAGGGGAAATGGGGGGTGGGGTTGGCGGTGATCAGTCCTTATGGCCTCGAGACTGAATGGTCTGACACAAGCAGCGTCCGTTATGTGGCCACCAAATCAGTCCTCAATATGTACAACATCACTCCCGCGGTTTCTTTCAGGCCTTCTTCTAAATTCGCGGTGGGTTTTGGTGTGGATTACTTTAATACGTTCGATGCGTCCCTTTCGAAAATGGTTCCTGTTGACGCTGTGAATGCGGGGTTGTGCCTCGCGAACCCGCTACTGTGTCCTGGAACATCCGGAGCGCCCGATGCCAATTCAGAATTATCGGGAGAGGGGGATCAATGGGGCTATCACACGGGAATCCTTTATAATCCCAGCGAAAGCCATAGCTTTGGGGTGACCTACCACAGCGAAGTGAAAACAACTATTGAGGGAGACGTGGAACTCAAAGGTTTAACGGGCGCCAGCACCTTGGTGTTTGGGGGAACCGATTTCAAAACCAAAGCCCACATTGATCTTTTTTATCCGCAGAATGTGCAATTGGGCTACAAATATTCGCAAGGCGACAAATGGGACTTGGGCTTCAACTTGGCCTGGTACGATTGGTCGTCCAACACGCAATTTGAAATTGTGATGCCCGATGCCACAGCCACACAGGTGGCGCTTTTGGGGGCGCCCATTCCGCTTAAATGGAGAGACGTGTGGAGCGCGACGGTGGGGGGAAGCTACCGATTCTCTGATAAATGGAAACTGAACGCCGGGGCCTATTACCTGCCCAACGTGTACCCGGAGGAAACCTTCACCCCCGCCATTCCGGACATGGAAAAAATTGGGTTAAGCGTTGGCCCTTCTTACACAAAAGGGGCCTGGTCCATCGATGGGGTGTATAACCCGCTTTTCTATAAAACCACCACCATCAACAATACCCGCGGCCAGGACTCAACGGGTTTGGCGTCGGCCGATATCAGCGGCGAGTACAAAGCCATCGTTCATATCCTTGGCGTCAACGTCCGGCTTCGGTATTAA
- the sasA_19 gene encoding Adaptive-response sensory-kinase SasA produces MRLQLFIGSTLVNAIFSFGMVALVLFSRPITKVKTTWAAMCFSVGIWNLSVGLMASTKDYKMALLAVQFANTAALFITTLLLHTVYALLKLSNKKPLYLFYASAFLMSIGIFGGFMLDVRPILEFPYFTIQKPPYFLFVVHFYSGFLMVEYLLWRTSQTASPLIKKQLLSLFWGAGLAFLGGQTTVPLVYGYPLFPYGVFFVPVYILFVGHSMLKYQFLDFQMAFRKLGLTLGLYALLIMFMVPLCWPLIISVFNRPSEVKFEILTLSGILSTLMIAGPLLYTLILQKTYWLKGHNTIALTHELKSPLANILGVVETLEKSNFTYADILQRNVNRIENLVEKLLNLAAIQEGEINLNFKEFSLPMAAQTVIAHFLPLAEKKGLKISFRCDQDIPFLGDQDKIEQVFSNLISNAVKHSQQGTIEVSIQIIEREIICSVRDQGEGIPIKDLTRVFNRFYQGSKTAQGTGIGLTIAKAWVQAHGGKIWAESGGPNQGSCLIFNLPNS; encoded by the coding sequence ATGCGCCTTCAGCTGTTCATCGGGTCGACCCTCGTAAACGCCATCTTTAGCTTCGGCATGGTGGCCTTGGTCCTGTTCTCAAGGCCGATTACTAAAGTTAAAACAACCTGGGCAGCCATGTGTTTTTCAGTGGGAATATGGAACCTGAGTGTCGGTTTGATGGCCTCAACAAAGGATTACAAAATGGCCTTGTTGGCCGTTCAGTTCGCCAACACCGCTGCCTTGTTTATCACCACTTTGCTCCTTCATACCGTCTATGCGCTATTAAAACTGTCAAATAAAAAACCTCTCTATCTCTTCTATGCCTCTGCTTTCCTGATGTCTATCGGTATTTTCGGGGGGTTCATGTTGGATGTGCGCCCCATCCTTGAATTCCCTTATTTCACCATTCAAAAACCACCCTATTTTTTATTTGTGGTGCATTTTTATTCTGGTTTTTTGATGGTTGAATATTTACTCTGGCGAACCTCTCAAACTGCTTCCCCCCTGATCAAGAAACAACTCTTATCTCTCTTTTGGGGAGCGGGATTGGCTTTTCTGGGTGGGCAAACGACTGTCCCTTTGGTTTATGGCTATCCATTATTTCCCTATGGGGTATTTTTTGTTCCCGTGTACATTTTGTTCGTTGGACACAGCATGTTGAAGTATCAATTCCTGGATTTTCAAATGGCTTTTCGAAAACTGGGGCTGACCTTGGGGCTATACGCCCTTCTTATTATGTTCATGGTTCCTTTGTGCTGGCCATTGATCATTTCAGTTTTCAACCGTCCGTCAGAGGTCAAATTTGAAATATTGACCCTTTCTGGAATCCTATCGACCCTCATGATTGCTGGGCCACTGTTGTATACCTTGATTCTTCAGAAGACCTATTGGTTAAAAGGCCATAACACGATCGCGTTAACACATGAATTAAAGTCTCCTTTGGCCAATATTTTGGGAGTGGTGGAAACGTTGGAAAAATCAAATTTCACCTATGCGGATATCCTTCAAAGGAATGTAAATAGAATCGAAAACCTGGTGGAAAAATTATTGAATCTCGCCGCAATTCAGGAGGGGGAAATCAATCTAAATTTCAAAGAATTCTCGCTTCCCATGGCAGCCCAAACAGTGATTGCGCATTTTCTCCCATTGGCAGAAAAGAAGGGACTGAAAATTTCATTCAGGTGTGATCAAGACATCCCCTTTCTGGGTGACCAGGATAAAATCGAACAGGTCTTTTCAAACTTAATCTCAAACGCCGTCAAACATTCCCAACAAGGAACAATTGAAGTTTCCATCCAAATAATAGAAAGGGAAATTATCTGCTCCGTGCGCGATCAAGGGGAAGGTATCCCCATCAAAGATCTAACTCGTGTTTTTAATCGTTTTTATCAAGGGTCCAAGACCGCTCAAGGAACGGGCATCGGCCTTACCATCGCCAAAGCCTGGGTCCAAGCTCACGGAGGGAAAATTTGGGCGGAATCTGGTGGGCCAAACCAAGGAAGCTGCTTAATTTTTAATTTACCTAATTCTTGA
- the sasA_20 gene encoding Adaptive-response sensory-kinase SasA, translated as MRLQLFIGSTLVNAIFSFGMVALVLFSRPITKVKLFWVGMCISVGMWSLFFFGMVTTQSYKTALTFCQLLHISAIYIPVFLYYTVEALIKKNSKYLTMVFNTLSGLLVITTAMGYLLDVGPILEFKFFTQYKPLYWVFMLHLYGGFIVVEYNLWRAARTAPPLIKRQLYSLLWGSSLGFIGGQTTIPPVYGLEIFPYGIFFTPIYILAVGYSMLRYQFMDFHVALKKLGITIGIYGALLLLITPLAQPIIKSLLNYPPSLIYEVLALTALGTLILVMGPFIYILVLKKAYWLQGHSTVALTHELKSPLSNIRGAVEILDRKIPNQMDKDADLRVYVDILDRNTNRLENLIRNLLNIAAIQEGEINLTFKEFSIKKTAQAVIDQYLPLAKEKELGLLLHCNQDKIVLGDQEKVEQIFSNLLSNALKHTQHGNIEVTLNIKEREKEIVCSVQDQGEGIPAKDLSRVFNRFYQGSKSAKGTGIGLAIAKAWVQAHRGKIWAESEGVGKGATITFTLPI; from the coding sequence ATGCGCCTTCAGCTGTTCATCGGGTCGACCCTCGTAAACGCCATCTTTAGCTTCGGCATGGTGGCCTTGGTCCTGTTCTCAAGGCCGATTACTAAAGTTAAACTTTTTTGGGTGGGCATGTGCATTTCGGTTGGTATGTGGAGTTTGTTCTTTTTTGGAATGGTAACCACTCAGTCCTATAAGACAGCTCTGACATTCTGTCAACTTCTTCATATTTCGGCGATCTACATCCCCGTATTTCTCTATTACACTGTTGAGGCCCTGATCAAGAAAAATTCAAAATACCTCACGATGGTTTTTAACACCCTTTCAGGCCTCCTAGTGATAACAACCGCTATGGGATATCTTCTAGATGTAGGCCCCATTCTCGAATTCAAATTTTTTACTCAATATAAACCGTTGTATTGGGTTTTTATGCTTCATCTGTATGGCGGGTTTATTGTTGTGGAGTACAATTTGTGGCGGGCGGCGCGGACCGCCCCACCGCTTATTAAAAGGCAATTATATTCTCTTCTTTGGGGAAGTAGCTTGGGGTTCATTGGGGGGCAAACCACCATCCCTCCTGTTTATGGGTTGGAAATTTTCCCTTATGGGATTTTTTTTACTCCGATATATATTTTGGCCGTGGGATATTCCATGCTGAGGTACCAATTCATGGATTTCCATGTTGCCCTAAAAAAATTGGGAATTACAATTGGAATCTATGGTGCACTGTTGTTGTTGATTACACCCCTCGCCCAACCGATCATTAAGTCTCTATTGAATTATCCACCTTCTCTTATCTACGAAGTACTGGCCTTGACCGCACTTGGGACTTTGATATTGGTCATGGGTCCCTTTATTTACATTTTGGTATTAAAGAAGGCTTACTGGCTCCAGGGCCATAGCACCGTGGCGCTCACTCATGAACTCAAATCCCCCTTGAGCAATATTCGAGGGGCAGTAGAAATCCTAGATCGAAAAATTCCCAATCAGATGGACAAAGACGCCGACCTCCGGGTCTACGTGGATATCCTAGACAGAAACACCAACCGATTGGAAAACCTGATTCGAAACCTCCTCAACATCGCGGCCATTCAAGAAGGCGAAATAAATCTTACTTTCAAAGAGTTTTCAATCAAGAAAACAGCTCAAGCCGTGATTGATCAATACCTTCCATTGGCCAAAGAAAAGGAACTGGGACTACTATTGCACTGTAACCAAGACAAAATAGTTTTGGGTGATCAGGAAAAAGTGGAACAAATTTTTTCCAACTTGCTTTCAAATGCCCTTAAACACACCCAACATGGAAATATTGAGGTTACCCTCAACATAAAAGAGCGTGAAAAAGAAATCGTATGTTCGGTTCAAGACCAAGGAGAGGGTATTCCCGCTAAAGATTTAAGCCGCGTTTTCAATCGGTTTTATCAGGGTTCAAAATCAGCCAAAGGAACGGGCATTGGCCTCGCCATCGCCAAAGCGTGGGTTCAGGCCCATCGCGGAAAAATCTGGGCCGAATCGGAAGGTGTGGGGAAAGGGGCAACCATCACCTTCACCCTTCCCATTTAA